A window from Drosophila subobscura isolate 14011-0131.10 chromosome O, UCBerk_Dsub_1.0, whole genome shotgun sequence encodes these proteins:
- the LOC117897402 gene encoding enhancer of yellow 2b transcription factor produces MPHSKEIGTDAQPKEDVKLTHCESVTLKDILQTRLIECGWRKQIEQFIREKIAERGNQTITSEELAAEIVPQARAMVPENVRNEMMIRVREALESSLTRE; encoded by the exons ATGCCGCACAGCAAGGAAATTGGCACTGATGCCCAGCCGAAGGAAGATGTTAAATTAACACATTGCGAAAGCGTCAC CCTGAAGGATATTTTGCAGACACGTCTTATTGAATGCGGCTGGCGTAAACAAATTGAGCAATTTATACGTGAAAAAATTGCAGAGCGCGGAAATCAGACTATAACAAGTGAGGAACTGGCAGCCGAGATTGTGCCTCAA GCCCGCGCCATGGTACCCGAGAACGTTCGCAACGAGATGATGATACGCGTGCGTGAAGCCCTGGAGTCGTCGTTGACACGAGAGTAA